The genome window AGCGCAAACGCATCCTGATCCTCGCGCGAGACCTTCCAGCGCTCGGCGACCTTTTCGCCCGTCAGGCCCATGCCAAAAGCCATGCCGATGTTTTCTTCGTGAGCAAAGATGGCGGGGTTCATCGACACTTTGTTGCCCATGATCTGCGGCATTGCACTCATGGATTCGGTGCCCGATCCAATCATGATGTCGGCCTCCCCCGTGCGGATGCGGTTGGCGGCGTCAGCCACCGCTTGCAGCCCGGATGCGCAAAAGCGGTTCACGGTGACACCGGCCACGCTTTGCGGCAGACCGGCCAGCAACAGGCTGATGCGGGCCACGTTCATGCCCTGTTCGGCTTCAGGCATGGCGCAGCCAGCGATCACGTCGTCGATGCGGGCGGGGTCCAGACCGGGCACTTGCGACAGCGCGCCGTTCAGCACCGCTGCCAGCATGTCGTCGGGCCGGGTCGTGATGTAGGCGCCGTTGCGCTTGCCGACCGGCAGGCGCGTGGCGGCGACGATGTAGGCGTCTTGAATCTGCTTCGTCATGATCGTTTCCTCAGTTGCGCAACGGCTTGCCGGTGTCCAGCGTGTGCCGGATGCGGGCTTGGGTTTCGGGCGTACGCAAGAGCGCGACAAATTCGCGGCGCTCAACGGCCAACAACCATTCCTCGTCCACCTTGGTTCCGGTTTCCACTTCGCCGCCGCACAAGGCGACTGCGGCGCTGCGGGCCACGCGATAGTCGTGCGCGCTGATCATGCCGCCTTCGCGCATGTTGACCAGCACCATCTCGAAGTTGGCGATGCCATTGCGGCCCGCCACCGGAATATTTGTCAGGCGCGGCGGGGGCGTGTAGCCGGCCTGGGCTGCGGCGCGGGCTTGCCCGATGGCCACAAACAGCAGCTCATCAGGATGGAACAGCACGACGTCATGCTCGCGGGCAAAGCCTGCGTCGACGGCCTCCAGCGCGCTCTTGGCGACCTGCGCCATGGCAATCGTTTGAAAGACGGGCTGCAAGTAGGGAAAGACTTCCCCCGGCGTTGCGGTTTTGGCGGCGAGCGCCGCCGCACGGCCTGCAAATTCCTTGCTGCCCCCGCCTGCCGGGATCAAGCCCACGCCCGCTTCAACCAGGCCGATATAGCTTTCCAGGGCCAGCACGCGGTGCGATGCATGCATCAGAAACTCGCAGCCGCCACCCAACGCCATGCCTTGCACGGCCGCCACCGTAGGAATCTGCGCATATTTAAAGGATTGTGAAGCGCGCTGGAATTTCTCTACAGTGGCTTCCAGCATCTCCCACTGGCCCGCTGCGCAGGCTTCGACTACCTGCTGCAAATTGGCGCCGACCGCGAAGGGCGGCTGATGCCAGATAACCAGTCCGTCGAATTCGCGCTCCGCCCGGGCAACGGCTTGCAGCACGCCTTCCAGCACTTCGGCGCCCAGCGTGTGGTTCTTGGAAGTGACGGACAGAATGGCGATGCCGGGGTCTACGCGGGGCAGATTCCACAGGCGCACGCCTTCGTTTTCCCAGACGGTGACGCCACGGTCGTCCGGCGCTTCGCCGTAAACGCGTTCCGGGAACAACTGGCGGGCATACACCGGCAGCGCAGAGCGGGGATGCAAGCTGTTCGTGCGGGCCGAGTACGAACCTTCGGGCGCATGCACGCCTTGACGGCCGGGTTCAAGCACCCAGGCGGGCAGGGGAGCATCGCTCATGGCGCGGCCGGCGGCGATGTCGTCAGCCACGGCGGCGGCAATGGTTTGCCAGCCCGCAGCCTGCCAGGTTTCGAACGGGCCTTGCGACCAGCCAAAACCCCAGCGCATGGCCAAGTCCAGGTCGCGCGCATTATCGGCCACGTGTTCAAGCTGCACGGCGCTGTAGTGGAAGATGTCGCGGAACAGGCTCCACAGGAACTGCGCCTGCGGATGCGCGCTTGCACGCAACGCGGCAAAGCGGCGTGCGGGATCGCGTTCCTTCAACAGCGTGGCGACTTCGTCGGCCAGCTTGCCTGCGCTGGGCACATAATCTTGCGCCTTCAAGTCCAGCACCAGGATGTCGCGGCCTTGCTTGCGGTAGACGCCTGCACCGGTCTTCTGGCCGAGGGCGCCCTTGCTGATCAGCGCGGATAGCCAGGCGGGCAATGAAAAATAGCGGTGCCAGGGGTCGTCCGGCAGGTTCTTTTCCATGGTGCCGACCACATGCGCCAGCGTGTCCAGGCCGACGACATCCGCAGTGCGGTAGGTCGCGCTTTTGGGACGGCCGATTTTGGGGCCGGTCAGCGCATCAACTTCGTCGAATGCCAGACCCAGGCGCGCGGTGTGGTGCATGGCGGCCAGGATGGAGAACACGCCGATGCGGTTGGCGACGAAGTTGGGCGTGTCCAACGCGCGGATCACACCCTTGCCCAGGGTGGACGTCAGCCAGGTTTCCAGCTGGTCCAGCACGGAGGCCTGGGTGTGGGACGTGGCAATGATTTCCACCAGCCGCATATAGCGGGGCGGATTGAAAAAATGGATGCCGCAGAAGCGGTCGCGCAGGCTTTCCGGCAGCGCGTTGGCAAGCGCGTCGATCGACAAACCAGAGGTGTTCGACGCAATGATGGCGCCGGGCGCTACATGGGGGGCGATGCGCTCATACAGCGCTGTCTTCCAGTCCATGCGTTCCGCGATGGCCTCGATGACCAGATCGCAGCTGCGCAATTGGTCCAAGTGATCGTCATAGTTCGCGGGCGTTATCAGTGCAATGCGGGCGGCGCCTGCCAGCGGCGCCGGTTCGAGCTTTTTCAGGCCGGCCAGCGCTTTCTTGACGATGCCGTTACGGTCGCCTTCGGCGGCGGCCAGATCGAACAGCGTGACCGGCACGCCGGCATTGGCCAGGTGGGCGGCAATCTGCGCGCCCATGACGCCGGCACCCAGCACGGCGACGTGTTTGACGACGAACTTGCTCAAGGGGATTCTCCTGAAAAAGCGGGCGGGCGGCGCATGCCGGCCGCCCGCGCAAGGCTAGAAGCGGGACGACAGTTGCAGCCCGACGATGTGGGCGCTGCTGTCATAGGTGCCTGCCACACGGCCCTTGGTCAGCTGGCTGCCGGACGTCGTGTCGATGTCCGTTTTGCGCAGGTAAAGATAGGTGTAGCCCAGGTCGAGCGTGGTGCTCTTGGTGGCTTGCCATTGCACGCCGGTGGAGATCCAGTAGCGGTCGTTGTCAGGCAGGGATGTCGGGCGGTCGGATTCCTTGTGGACGGGCGACTGGTCATAGGCCAAGCCGAACTTCCACTTCCAGTCGGGCGCGAACTTGTAGTTTGCTCCCACGGCGACACGCCAGGTATCGCGGAAATTCAAGGGCAGATCGTCGTCACGCGCGCCAGCGCCGGAGTTGCGGATCTTCAGATCGGGAATGCTGCTCCACCCCGTCCACGAGACATCGCCCAGCAGTTCCCAGCGCTCGTTCAACTGGTGCGCGCCGCTCAGGATCAGGGTGTCGGGAAGGTCCACGTTGGCCTTGGCATCAAACGACACTGAAGCCTTGGTGGGGCCAATGCTGGTGATCTCGGTATCGCCCTTGGCCGACTGCTTGATCTTGGAGCGGTACGACAGGCCGATGCGGGTGTCTTCCGTGGGTTGCAGCATGAAGCCCACGTTCCAGCCCCACGCGTCGCCCTTCAAGTTCAGATCCGCGTCGCCGTTGGTGGCCAGCGGCAGGCCGGCGATCGGGACTACGGCCTTTTTCTTGTAGTTGGCGTCGATGTGCTGCCAGTTCACGCCAAAGCCCATCGAGAACTTCTCGTTGACCTTGTAGGCGATCGACGGATTCACGTTGATCGTCTTGATTTCGAATTTGTTGGAGTGGTATTGACCCACCCAGCCGTCGTCGTATTCGGTCATCAGGCCGAACGGGGCGCCGACGCCCAGGCCGACGTACCACTGTTCGTTCAGTTGCCAGGAGGCATAAAGGTTGGGGACGATGCCCAGGTTGCCGGCGTCTCCGCCATTGCCGCCTGTGGGGCGTGAACCGTTCAATCCCGATCCGGGAATGCCGGGTGCGCTGGGATTGCGGCTGTCGCCGTTGTCTTTGAACTTGAACGACGGCTTGATCAGATTGACGCCGCCTGACACGTTGATGCCGGGCAGATACGTCATGCCTGCCGGGTTGTAGTAGATGATGCTGGCGTTTTCCGGATTTGCCGCCGAGCCTGCGTATGCGTTGCCCAGGCCACTGGCGTTCTGCTCTAAAAGCTGAAAGCCGGCGGCATGTGACGTTGCGGCTGCGCCCAAGCCGACCACTATGGCCGACAAGGTGCTCAGGGACAATGAACGTCTGCTCATGGTACTGCCTCCTCGTGATGGATGTGTGTCTCTATTGCACTGCCGGTCTGGCTGCCCCGGTCTAATCGGCGTGAGCCGCACTGCTGCTGCGTTACGCATTGCTGCCTTCGTAATGCAATGGGCCGCCCGTGAATGGCGCGAACCCAGTTCCGAAAATGACACCGGCGTCAGCCAGGTCGGCGTCGGCGACGACGCCGGTTGCGACGCGTTCCCGCGTGGCGTCCACCAGGGGTTGAATCAGGCGCTGCGCCAGTCCGGATGGCGCGGCTGCGGCGCTGCCCGGGCTTTGCTTGACCGGTTTGCCGTCGCGCCATGTATAGAAGCCCTTGCCGCTTTTTTTGCCCAGGTCGCCGCGCGCCAGCCGTTCAACCAGGCAGCGGGGCGGTTCGGCGCCACCGGCCAGTTCTTCGCCTGCGGCGCGTGCAATGTCCAGACCGACGGTATCGGCAAGTTCCAGCGGCCCCATCGGCATGCCGAACGCAACCATGGCGGCATCAACCGTTTCAGGCGAGAGGCCCTCGTCCACGCTGCGCATCGCCTGCAACATATAAGGCGCCAGCACGGCATTGACCAAAAAGCCCGGCGCGCTCTTGACGGGTAGCGCCAGTTTGTCGATCTGGCCCACAAAGGCGCAGGCGCGAGCATGAGCCGGGCCGGTGTCGCCCTCGGCGTGCACGACTTCCGCTAGCGGCATCTGGGCCACGGGATTGAAGAAGTGGATGCCCACCAAACGCTCCGGCCGTGCCAGTCCGGCGCGCAGGATTTCCAGCGACAGGCTGGATGTGTTGGTCGCTAGCAGGGCGTCAGCCTTCATGCGGGGTTCTAGGGATTGGTAAAGCGAGCGTTTGGCTTCGGGCTGCTCGCTGATCGCTTCGATCACCATGTCCGCCAACGGCACTCCGCCGCCCGCGGGGTCAGGGATCAAACGATCAAACGCAGCGCGCGCCAGACGCGGGTCTTTCAGGCGGCGGGCAAACAGCGTTGCCGCGCGTTTGATGGCGGGCGCGATGCGCGCCATATCTTGGTCTTGCAATGTGACAGTCATGCCTTTCAACGCGCACCAGGCCGCAATGTCTCCGCCCATGACGCCCGCGCCTACCACGTGCACATGACGTGCAGGCGTGATCCCGGCCTGCTTGCCGTTGGCTTTCAGGCGTTCTTGCAGGCGGAACACGCGCAGCAGATTGCGGGCGGTGTCGGACGAGATGATGCGGTCGATCAGTTCGGGGGCAAGCAGGGCGTTGCCGTCATGCTTTTCCCATATCGTTACGATGGCCGGCGCGGCAGGGTAGTGGCCCAGCGGGTCCTTGGCGGCGATCTGTTTGCGTGCGCGATTGGCCACGATGGATTTCAGCGGCCAAAGATTGGTCAGGGCCCCAACGCCCCGAGCTCGGCGCGCAGGCTTTTTGGACAGCACGGTCTGACGCGCCGCTGCCAGCAGCAGCCGGGCCGGCACACGGGCGTCGGCCAGACCCAGGGCGGCGGCACGGCGGGCGTCTGCCCCGCGGCCAGTCAGCATCATGTCCAACGCGGCTGGCGCACCGATCAGACGGGGCAGGCGCAACATGCCGCCCCAGCCAGGGAAGATGCCCAACATGACTTCTGGCAGCGCCAACGACGTGCCCGGCTCATCCGCCACCAGGCGGTAGCGGCAGGCCAGCGCCAGTTCCAGTCCACCCCCCAGGCAATGGCCTTGGATCAGCGCCAGAGTGGGATAGCGCACGGCGGCCAGACGGGCAAACAATTTCCAGCCGCGGGACACCAGCGCTCGGGCCTGCTCGGGCGTATTCAGTTCCGCGAATTCGTTCACGTCGGCGCCTACGATGAAACCCGTGGCCTTGCCGGATCGAATGATCAGCCCCGGGGGCGGGGCGGCGTCCAAAGTGTCCAGCACCACAGACAATTCGGCCATGGTGTCAGCGGAAAGCGCGTTCACTGCGCTGCCCGCGCGATCGAATGTCAGCCACGCCAAGCCGTCGGTATCGCGGTCCAGTCGCCAGTGGGAAAGCGTATCCAGCGTCGTCATGGGCGGTCCTCGTTCAGCGTTTCAACCAACATTGCGCCGCCTTGGCCGCCGCCAATGCAGATGGCGGCCATGCCGCGTTTGGCGCCGCGGCGTTTCAGAGCGTCTAGCAGATGCAGCACGATCCGGGCGCCGGAAGCGCCCACGGGGTGCCCAATCGCTATCGCGCCGCCATCAACGTTGAGTTTTGCGGGATCTAAAGCGCCCCATGCTGGCGTACTGAAATGCGATTGGCAATAGGATTCGTCCTGCCACGCCGCCAGGCAGCCTAGCACCTGGGCCGCAAAGGCCTCATTGATTTCCCACAAATCCAAATCGTTCAGGCCCAACCCATGGCGTTGCAGGATGGGCGTGGCGGCGTGCACCGGGCCCAGACCCATCTCTGCCGGGTCCAGGCCGGCCCACTGGCTGTCCACAATGCGGCCAATGGGACGCAAATTCCATTTTTGAACGGCCTCTTCAGAAGCCAGTACCAGCATGGCTGCGCCGTCGGTCACTTGCGAGCTATTGCCCGCCGTGATGTTGCCCCAGGGCTTGTCGAACACAGGTTTGAGCTTGGCGAGTTTTTCGGGCGTGGAATCGTCGCGCACGCCGTCGTCCACCGGGTACAACTTTCCTTGCGTGTCGATCAAAGGCGAGATTTCGGTCATGGCCCCAGCCGCCCGCGCCGCCAATGCGCGCTGGTGGCTGCTGGCCGCATAGGCGTCCATCGCAGCGCGGCTGATGCCGAAACGGGTGGCGATGTTTTCCGCGGTCTGTCCCATCGACAGCCCCACGACGGGGTCGGTCAGCCCTTTCAGCAGACCAATCACCGGCGCCAGATTACGTAGTTTGAAGCTGCGCAGCGCCGACAATTTAGCGCCCAGGCCACGCGCCGCATACCAGCCCGCCAACCAGCGCACCATGTCGTCCGAGAACAACACGGGCGCGCGCGACAGCGCGTCCGTGCCCCCTGCCAGCACCAAGTGGGACCGGCCGGCTTGAATGTTGGCAATGCCTGAATCCAGGGCTTGCATGCCCGACGCGCAATTGCGCATGACCGTCCAGCCGGGCACTTTGTTGCCGCAACCCAGGCGCAGCGCGATGACGCGGCCAATATTGACCTCGTCTGGCGAAGGAGCGGCGCAGCCCACAATGACTTCGTCCAGCTCGGTGGGGGAATAGGGCTGGCGCAGCAACAGGCCGCGGCCTGCCTGCACGGCCAGATCGCCGGCAGAGAAGGGGCCGGGGCCGGTACGCGCTTTCAGGAAGGGCGTACGGGCGCCGTCGACGACGTAAACCGGTTTGAATGCCATCCATTCCCTCCTTTAAGCGACTTTGCGTTCGGCTGCAGGCTTGATTGCGTCTGCCGCGCCGAGGTCAAAGGGGAAATCATCCACTTTCACCACGGTATCGCGCAAGCGGTTGCGCTGTTTCACCACCGCATATTCTTCGGCGGTGATGCCGCCAGCCTCAAAGGCGGCATCCGCGATGTCGCGCACATTGGCTTTGGGATTGTTCTGCAGGACGCCGCGTTTTTCCAGTTCGCGGATCTTGGCTTCGATCGGTTCGGCTTCCAGCGTGGCGGCCAAGGCCAGTTCGATGGCGCCCACGGGTTCGTCCGCCGTTGCGGGCAGATGGCAGCCGGAGGTCAGGCGGTCGCGGGTGGCGCTGGGGTTGATCAAAAGCCGAGCAACGTCCTGGCCCAATTGATCGGACGGCAACGCTTGCGTGCGGCCCCAAGGGAAGATAATGCGCGACAGGCACCAGGCCACGGCGCGATTGGGGTAGTTTTGCAGCACGCCGTCAAACGCGTCCTGCAACTTGAACAGGGCGTCTTGAATCGACCAGTGCGCAAGCGGAGCGTCGGCGGCCTGGCGGCCTTCGTCTTCAAAACGCTTGAGCGTGGCGCTGACAAGATACATCTGCGAT of Achromobacter seleniivolatilans contains these proteins:
- a CDS encoding 3-hydroxyacyl-CoA dehydrogenase/enoyl-CoA hydratase family protein; the encoded protein is MSKFVVKHVAVLGAGVMGAQIAAHLANAGVPVTLFDLAAAEGDRNGIVKKALAGLKKLEPAPLAGAARIALITPANYDDHLDQLRSCDLVIEAIAERMDWKTALYERIAPHVAPGAIIASNTSGLSIDALANALPESLRDRFCGIHFFNPPRYMRLVEIIATSHTQASVLDQLETWLTSTLGKGVIRALDTPNFVANRIGVFSILAAMHHTARLGLAFDEVDALTGPKIGRPKSATYRTADVVGLDTLAHVVGTMEKNLPDDPWHRYFSLPAWLSALISKGALGQKTGAGVYRKQGRDILVLDLKAQDYVPSAGKLADEVATLLKERDPARRFAALRASAHPQAQFLWSLFRDIFHYSAVQLEHVADNARDLDLAMRWGFGWSQGPFETWQAAGWQTIAAAVADDIAAGRAMSDAPLPAWVLEPGRQGVHAPEGSYSARTNSLHPRSALPVYARQLFPERVYGEAPDDRGVTVWENEGVRLWNLPRVDPGIAILSVTSKNHTLGAEVLEGVLQAVARAEREFDGLVIWHQPPFAVGANLQQVVEACAAGQWEMLEATVEKFQRASQSFKYAQIPTVAAVQGMALGGGCEFLMHASHRVLALESYIGLVEAGVGLIPAGGGSKEFAGRAAALAAKTATPGEVFPYLQPVFQTIAMAQVAKSALEAVDAGFAREHDVVLFHPDELLFVAIGQARAAAQAGYTPPPRLTNIPVAGRNGIANFEMVLVNMREGGMISAHDYRVARSAAVALCGGEVETGTKVDEEWLLAVERREFVALLRTPETQARIRHTLDTGKPLRN
- a CDS encoding OmpP1/FadL family transporter — protein: MSRRSLSLSTLSAIVVGLGAAATSHAAGFQLLEQNASGLGNAYAGSAANPENASIIYYNPAGMTYLPGINVSGGVNLIKPSFKFKDNGDSRNPSAPGIPGSGLNGSRPTGGNGGDAGNLGIVPNLYASWQLNEQWYVGLGVGAPFGLMTEYDDGWVGQYHSNKFEIKTINVNPSIAYKVNEKFSMGFGVNWQHIDANYKKKAVVPIAGLPLATNGDADLNLKGDAWGWNVGFMLQPTEDTRIGLSYRSKIKQSAKGDTEITSIGPTKASVSFDAKANVDLPDTLILSGAHQLNERWELLGDVSWTGWSSIPDLKIRNSGAGARDDDLPLNFRDTWRVAVGANYKFAPDWKWKFGLAYDQSPVHKESDRPTSLPDNDRYWISTGVQWQATKSTTLDLGYTYLYLRKTDIDTTSGSQLTKGRVAGTYDSSAHIVGLQLSSRF
- a CDS encoding 3-hydroxyacyl-CoA dehydrogenase NAD-binding domain-containing protein, which translates into the protein MTTLDTLSHWRLDRDTDGLAWLTFDRAGSAVNALSADTMAELSVVLDTLDAAPPPGLIIRSGKATGFIVGADVNEFAELNTPEQARALVSRGWKLFARLAAVRYPTLALIQGHCLGGGLELALACRYRLVADEPGTSLALPEVMLGIFPGWGGMLRLPRLIGAPAALDMMLTGRGADARRAAALGLADARVPARLLLAAARQTVLSKKPARRARGVGALTNLWPLKSIVANRARKQIAAKDPLGHYPAAPAIVTIWEKHDGNALLAPELIDRIISSDTARNLLRVFRLQERLKANGKQAGITPARHVHVVGAGVMGGDIAAWCALKGMTVTLQDQDMARIAPAIKRAATLFARRLKDPRLARAAFDRLIPDPAGGGVPLADMVIEAISEQPEAKRSLYQSLEPRMKADALLATNTSSLSLEILRAGLARPERLVGIHFFNPVAQMPLAEVVHAEGDTGPAHARACAFVGQIDKLALPVKSAPGFLVNAVLAPYMLQAMRSVDEGLSPETVDAAMVAFGMPMGPLELADTVGLDIARAAGEELAGGAEPPRCLVERLARGDLGKKSGKGFYTWRDGKPVKQSPGSAAAAPSGLAQRLIQPLVDATRERVATGVVADADLADAGVIFGTGFAPFTGGPLHYEGSNA
- a CDS encoding acetyl-CoA C-acetyltransferase, which gives rise to MAFKPVYVVDGARTPFLKARTGPGPFSAGDLAVQAGRGLLLRQPYSPTELDEVIVGCAAPSPDEVNIGRVIALRLGCGNKVPGWTVMRNCASGMQALDSGIANIQAGRSHLVLAGGTDALSRAPVLFSDDMVRWLAGWYAARGLGAKLSALRSFKLRNLAPVIGLLKGLTDPVVGLSMGQTAENIATRFGISRAAMDAYAASSHQRALAARAAGAMTEISPLIDTQGKLYPVDDGVRDDSTPEKLAKLKPVFDKPWGNITAGNSSQVTDGAAMLVLASEEAVQKWNLRPIGRIVDSQWAGLDPAEMGLGPVHAATPILQRHGLGLNDLDLWEINEAFAAQVLGCLAAWQDESYCQSHFSTPAWGALDPAKLNVDGGAIAIGHPVGASGARIVLHLLDALKRRGAKRGMAAICIGGGQGGAMLVETLNEDRP